The proteins below are encoded in one region of Gimesia chilikensis:
- a CDS encoding phosphatase PAP2 family protein, with protein MKLFSRRLLKWIEFAVNWLKGREPLLLVFFLILAGSTWAFIELTDEVLEQETQAFDKWVIRSMRRADDPSIPIGPPWVQEMGRDLTALGGVATLVFFTTVVAGYLWIEGKKRVILLLLFASLGGLLLSSALKHFISRPRPDVVPHLSYVYTSSFPSGHSMLSAVIYLTLGALLASVIQRTRVKIYVLCVALLLTVLIGLSRIYLGVHYPTDVIAGWTAGLAWALFCWIFARWLQQRHQIEDASPTSESAAADSEV; from the coding sequence ATGAAATTGTTCTCTCGGCGGCTGCTGAAATGGATCGAGTTTGCGGTGAACTGGCTCAAAGGTCGCGAACCGCTGCTGCTGGTCTTTTTTCTGATCCTGGCCGGCTCTACCTGGGCGTTCATTGAGCTCACCGACGAGGTGCTGGAACAGGAGACCCAGGCATTCGACAAGTGGGTCATTCGTTCCATGCGGCGGGCCGATGATCCGTCGATTCCCATCGGACCGCCCTGGGTGCAGGAGATGGGCCGCGATCTGACTGCGCTGGGGGGCGTGGCGACACTGGTCTTCTTTACGACGGTCGTGGCCGGATATCTCTGGATCGAAGGCAAAAAGCGGGTGATCCTGTTATTGCTGTTCGCTTCCCTCGGTGGGCTGCTGCTCAGTTCTGCGCTCAAGCATTTCATCAGCCGTCCCCGCCCGGATGTGGTGCCGCATCTTTCGTATGTTTATACCAGCAGCTTCCCCAGTGGCCACTCGATGCTTTCCGCGGTGATCTATCTCACGCTGGGGGCACTGCTCGCATCGGTGATTCAGCGGACCCGGGTGAAGATATACGTGCTCTGTGTGGCGCTGCTGCTGACGGTGTTGATCGGGCTCAGTCGGATATACCTCGGCGTGCATTACCCGACCGATGTGATTGCCGGCTGGACCGCGGGGCTGGCGTGGGCGCTGTTCTGCTGGATTTTCGCGCGCTGGTTACAACAGCGGCATCAGATTGAAGATGCCAGTCCGACCTCAGAATCTGCTGCTGCCGACTCCGAGGTCTGA
- a CDS encoding sigma-70 family RNA polymerase sigma factor gives MRNSEYQRLLNESLQGNQEAIGQLLDRHRPYLKFITQRALDGRLQARVDDSDIVQQTCLSALRNFQQFDGKEEAQFVAWLQKIHERNIQDTIRRHAGAEKRAVGNEVAGSRLEGLFHLETLSPSQRVMQAEDAVRLAEVLASIPANQAEAVRLRHIEGWSLADLEQHFGRSETAVASLIKRGLENLRKRLNGDA, from the coding sequence ATGCGCAACTCGGAATACCAGCGACTTCTCAACGAATCGCTACAGGGCAACCAGGAGGCGATCGGGCAATTGCTGGATCGCCACCGGCCCTATTTGAAATTCATCACGCAACGGGCGCTGGATGGTCGTCTGCAGGCACGCGTGGATGATTCGGATATCGTGCAGCAGACCTGTCTGTCGGCGCTGCGGAACTTTCAACAGTTCGACGGGAAAGAAGAGGCGCAGTTTGTTGCCTGGTTACAGAAAATCCATGAACGGAATATTCAGGATACGATACGTCGACACGCGGGTGCAGAGAAGCGGGCCGTTGGTAATGAAGTCGCGGGCTCGCGGCTGGAGGGGCTGTTTCACCTGGAAACCCTGAGTCCCTCACAAAGGGTGATGCAGGCCGAGGATGCGGTGCGGCTGGCTGAAGTGCTGGCGTCGATTCCCGCAAACCAGGCGGAAGCGGTGCGGTTAAGGCACATCGAAGGCTGGTCGCTGGCGGATCTGGAGCAACACTTTGGTCGTTCGGAAACGGCGGTGGCCTCCCTGATCAAACGCGGACTCGAAAATTTACGCAAACGACTCAACGGTGATGCCTGA
- a CDS encoding RDD family protein, producing MNSSDLCQRLRVSESQFRKICQHLKIAAADDIQRTFTPREIQRLQHFVETRRSATGKKNATKIKSGASTRDSTTPPKPTSSEKPRVVAQTASTKPAPAEKPVEATALPVRTSTESESKTPEVVAGLPESETAPVLMRAIAYVIDALLTLILAPLVLIPILGQILIGLMLCCYWLFRDAAGASPGKLLLGLQVSNNSADPARVGPRILRNIPLCIGPFLFCIPIIGFVIGVPVAILVVLTEVIMLLVTGRRIGDLLGDTSIKTVPKVRLVSEP from the coding sequence ATGAATTCCAGTGATTTATGTCAGAGGTTGCGCGTTTCGGAATCGCAGTTTCGCAAAATCTGCCAGCACCTGAAGATTGCGGCCGCCGATGATATCCAGAGGACCTTTACGCCCCGGGAGATTCAGCGGCTGCAGCATTTTGTAGAGACGCGGCGGTCTGCGACCGGGAAAAAGAATGCGACAAAGATCAAAAGCGGAGCATCGACCCGCGATTCAACAACGCCCCCCAAACCGACGTCATCTGAGAAACCACGGGTTGTTGCGCAGACCGCGTCGACGAAACCTGCCCCTGCCGAAAAGCCGGTAGAGGCCACCGCGTTACCAGTGCGGACCAGTACTGAGTCGGAGTCGAAGACGCCCGAAGTGGTTGCCGGTCTGCCGGAATCCGAGACGGCTCCGGTTCTGATGCGGGCGATCGCTTATGTGATCGATGCGTTGCTGACGTTGATCCTGGCACCGCTGGTGTTGATTCCGATCCTGGGGCAGATTCTCATCGGGCTGATGCTGTGCTGCTACTGGCTGTTCCGCGATGCCGCGGGGGCCAGTCCCGGGAAACTGCTGCTGGGATTGCAGGTGTCGAATAACAGTGCCGACCCGGCACGGGTTGGACCGCGGATCTTAAGAAATATTCCGCTGTGCATCGGACCGTTCCTGTTTTGTATTCCGATAATCGGATTCGTGATTGGCGTGCCGGTTGCTATTCTGGTGGTGCTGACTGAGGTGATCATGCTGCTCGTTACAGGAAGGCGGATCGGCGATTTGCTGGGTGATACTTCGATCAAAACCGTTCCCAAAGTCAGGCTGGTCAGTGAGCCGTAA
- a CDS encoding DUF1559 family PulG-like putative transporter — translation MANWYVKRGDQTAGPLTRERLIELAAQGKVQESDLVREGEAGEFRPAGQIPGLLPAETVSSGGSDFEQTGSATAGPKKNNTTLILVLAILGGGGILVVLVLVALLLPAVEQAREAARRSASKNNLKMIGLAMHNYHDTFRVFTPGGTTNVEGKPNHSWQTFILPFMDQAPLYNRINIHQPWTTPENRKHFTQVIPDYLHPSVEETVSPDGLALSHYIGNELLLETNGNTRFRDITDGASTTIMAIESGEGFKPWGDPTNIDHPANVMREGRKTSMVGGNHVLLSDGAVRFVSENIDPDVLKAMSTPNGGEAIGEF, via the coding sequence ATGGCCAACTGGTATGTGAAACGTGGTGACCAGACAGCAGGCCCCTTGACACGGGAACGGCTGATTGAACTGGCGGCGCAGGGCAAAGTACAGGAGTCGGATCTGGTGAGAGAAGGAGAGGCGGGTGAATTCCGACCTGCGGGCCAGATACCGGGACTCTTGCCGGCGGAGACAGTCAGCAGTGGGGGCTCCGACTTTGAACAGACGGGTTCCGCTACCGCTGGCCCGAAGAAAAACAACACGACGCTGATTCTGGTCCTCGCGATTCTGGGGGGTGGGGGCATTCTCGTCGTCCTGGTGCTGGTGGCTCTGCTGCTGCCTGCCGTTGAGCAGGCGCGCGAAGCAGCCCGGCGGTCGGCTTCCAAAAACAATCTGAAGATGATCGGCCTGGCGATGCATAACTATCACGACACGTTCCGGGTGTTTACCCCGGGGGGGACGACCAACGTGGAAGGCAAGCCGAACCACAGCTGGCAGACGTTCATTCTGCCCTTTATGGATCAGGCGCCGTTATACAATCGAATTAACATCCATCAACCCTGGACGACGCCGGAAAACCGGAAGCATTTTACCCAGGTCATTCCTGACTATCTGCATCCATCCGTTGAGGAAACCGTTTCTCCAGACGGGTTGGCGCTGTCGCATTACATCGGGAACGAACTGTTGCTGGAGACCAATGGGAACACTCGGTTTCGTGACATCACTGATGGCGCCTCGACTACGATCATGGCGATTGAATCGGGAGAGGGCTTCAAGCCGTGGGGCGATCCGACCAATATCGATCATCCTGCCAACGTGATGCGAGAGGGGAGGAAGACGTCGATGGTGGGGGGCAATCATGTGCTGCTCTCCGACGGGGCGGTGCGATTTGTTTCGGAGAATATTGATCCGGATGTGTTAAAGGCGATGAGTACTCCCAACGGTGGTGAAGCCATCGGTGAATTTTGA
- a CDS encoding DUF434 domain-containing protein, whose translation MPDRRNHRGAHPQDRLLFARDAEPDLRRATSDLNWLLTRGYASVSALKLVGDRYALNARQRLAVGRCACSEEDANRRQMHQVETPDLAGAELWIDGYNVLTSLEAALSGGVILLAHDGCLRDMASMHGSYRKVAETIPAIQILGELLAEWQVAGCRWLLDQPVSNSGRLKTMLRELSEERGWNWEIDLVPDPDPVLSAANQIVASADSQILNQAGRWFNLARTAVEERVPEAWVVDLSGY comes from the coding sequence ATGCCTGACCGGCGGAATCATCGGGGCGCTCATCCCCAGGATCGGTTGCTGTTTGCGCGCGATGCGGAGCCTGATCTGCGCCGGGCGACTTCTGATCTGAACTGGCTGTTGACCCGTGGGTATGCGTCGGTCTCTGCACTCAAGCTGGTGGGGGATCGCTATGCGTTGAACGCGCGACAGCGGCTGGCGGTGGGCCGCTGTGCCTGTAGTGAGGAGGACGCGAACCGGCGGCAGATGCATCAGGTCGAGACGCCGGACCTTGCGGGGGCGGAGTTGTGGATCGATGGGTATAACGTGCTGACGTCGCTGGAAGCGGCACTGTCGGGCGGGGTCATTCTACTGGCCCACGATGGCTGCCTGCGGGACATGGCCAGCATGCATGGCAGTTATCGGAAGGTGGCCGAGACGATCCCTGCGATTCAGATCCTGGGCGAACTGCTGGCGGAGTGGCAGGTGGCCGGTTGTCGCTGGTTGCTGGATCAGCCGGTCTCCAACAGTGGGCGTTTGAAGACGATGCTGCGGGAACTCAGTGAGGAGCGGGGCTGGAACTGGGAGATCGACCTCGTGCCTGACCCCGACCCTGTGTTGAGCGCCGCCAACCAGATCGTGGCTTCCGCGGACAGCCAGATTCTCAACCAGGCCGGGCGGTGGTTCAACCTGGCGCGGACCGCTGTCGAAGAGCGCGTACCCGAAGCGTGGGTGGTGGATCTGTCGGGTTATTGA
- a CDS encoding PqqD family peptide modification chaperone, whose product MDEKYFSRKACWHTMEGQLVVHDSFSEHAPRMITMEPWYAVVFMSADGEHTVDEFVSQMADQYEAGEPAGLREQIHEIMGTLIEEGILRLHEEPEPLPTYFAEEYFEQDAEIRNQQMQADGLIE is encoded by the coding sequence ATGGATGAGAAGTATTTTTCCCGTAAGGCGTGCTGGCATACGATGGAGGGGCAACTGGTGGTACACGACAGCTTCAGTGAGCACGCGCCGCGGATGATCACGATGGAACCCTGGTACGCGGTGGTATTCATGTCTGCCGATGGCGAACATACGGTCGATGAATTTGTGTCACAAATGGCTGATCAGTACGAAGCGGGGGAACCGGCGGGGCTGCGGGAGCAGATTCACGAAATCATGGGCACCTTGATCGAGGAAGGAATTTTACGACTGCATGAGGAACCAGAGCCGCTGCCAACCTACTTTGCGGAGGAGTACTTCGAGCAGGATGCGGAAATCCGAAACCAACAGATGCAGGCGGATGGTCTGATAGAGTGA